The proteins below come from a single Corylus avellana chromosome ca3, CavTom2PMs-1.0 genomic window:
- the LOC132176165 gene encoding plant UBX domain-containing protein 10-like gives MAAMLRENRRSAGEASRNGIVQRMVNLPRNIIGGFSRAMGIGRRNQHLPFNFHLQEPEEHIVGAEEWAFLGCFEQQYGSYHPFFYACQFMETLKLAEEDHKFMFVYLHSPEHPFTPSFCRDTLCSELVVQFLDANFVCWGALASRGEGLQMAATFRPTSFPFCAVIAPAPGDSLAVLQQMEGPISPAELVETLQRTVEEQGLAFGGARAKQEEKIKADRRLREEQDAAYLASLKIDKEKEKLKNNHKQYAKVKESAITKETPHKEVANFGVKVLKDPQATQMLIRFPNGERREQSFASTDKVQSIYRYIDSLGIPGIGNYRLVSSFPRKVYGVDQMGMTLKDSGLHPRGSLFLEPL, from the exons ATGGCTGCCATGTTGAGGGAAAACAGGAGATCAGCAGGAGAGGCCTCTCGCAATGGGATTGTGCAGAGGATGGTTAACCTTCCCAGGAACATTATAGGTGGGTTTTCAAGAGCAATGGGGATAGGAAGAAGAAACCAACATCTTCCCTTTAACTTTCATCTGCAAGAGCCAGAGGAGCACATTGTTGGTGCAGAGGAATGGGCATTTCTAGGCTGTTTTGAGCAGCAATATGGTTCATATCATCCATTTTTCTATGCTTGTCAGTTCATGGAGACCCTGAAGTTAGCAGAGGAAGATCACAAGTTCATGTTTGTGTACCTCCACTCGCCAGAACACCCTTTCACGCCATCTTTCTGCAGGGACACTCTGTGCTCGGAGCTAGTGGTGCAGTTTCTTGATGCTAATTTTGTTTGCTGGGGAGCATTGGCAAGTAGAGGAGAGGGCCTGCAAATGGCTGCAACTTTTAGGCCTACCAGCTTCCCATTCTGTGCAGTAATTGCTCCGGCTCCAGGTGATAGCCTAGCTGTGCTGCAGCAG ATGGAAGGGCCAATTTCCCCAGCTGAGCTGGTGGAGACTCTGCAGAGGACGGTGGAGGAGCAAGGGCTAGCTTTCGGTGGAGCAAGGGCAAAGCAGGAAGAAAAGATAAAAGCTGATCGTCGCCTCAGAGAAGAACAAGATGCAGCTTATCTTGCATCTCTAAAGATAGACAAG GAGAAGGAAAAGCTCAAAAACAATCATAAACAGTATGCTAAAGTCAAAGAGAGTGCCATTACTAAAGAAACCCCACACAAAGAAGTTGCAAATTTTGGGGTAAAGGTCCTAAAGGATCCTCAAGCTACCcag ATGTTGATAAGATTTCCAAATGGTGAAAGAAGAGAGCAGAGCTTTGCAAGCACAGACAAGGTCCAATCAATATACAGATACATAGATTCACTAGGCATTCCTGGGATTGGAAACTACAGATTGGTTTCAAGCTTCCCTAGAAAAGTTTATGGTGTTGATCAGATGGGAATGACTCTCAAAGACAGTGGCCTCCATCCCAGAGGAAGCCTGTTCTTGGAGCCTCTCTAa
- the LOC132176427 gene encoding uncharacterized protein LOC132176427 isoform X3, giving the protein MALRLCQNLRHPLVPPTNFSMKATRTRKLSVMNYTLDPKDSRKLVLEVKEKLEKEYHSLPVGKNGRDDEDMILWFLKDRKFYVEDAVSKLTKAIKWRQEFKVSELSEELVKNVAQTGKAYVHDFLDVNDRPVLIVVASKHFPAMQDPAENEKLCVLMIEKALGKLPAGKEEILGIFDLRGFGTENADLNFLTFLVRFCSVETVRKEYFAEETVPASFRD; this is encoded by the exons ATGGCGCTCCGTCTGTGTCAAAATCTTCGTCACCCTCTTGTCCCTCCAACCAACTTTTCCATGAAAGCTACTCGAACTCGCAAGCTCTCAGTCATGAACTATACGCTAGACCCGAAAGATTCACGCAAG CTAGTTTTGGAAGTAAAAGAGAAGCTTGAAAAAGAATACCATAGTCTTCCTGTAGGCAAAAATGGAAGAGATGATGAAGATATGATCCTATGGTTTCTGAAGGACCGGAAGTTTTATGTTGAAGATGCTGTTTCAAAGTTGACTAAAGCCATT AAATGGCGTCAAGAGTTCAAGGTGTCTGAATTGTCTGAAGAGTTGGTGAAAAATGTAGCTCAAACTGGAAAGGCATATGTGCATGATTTTCTTGATGTGAATGACAGACCAGTGCTCATAGTGGTGGCATCCAAGCATTTTCCTGCA ATGCAGGATCCTGCAGAGAATGAGAAGCTCTGTGTCTTAATGATTGAGAAGGCATTGGGTAAACTTCCTGCTGGGAAAGAAGAAATACTTGGAATATTTGATCTTCGGGGCTTTGGTACTGAAAATGCAGATCTTAATTTTTTGACATTTCTG GTGAGATTTTGCTCGGTGGAGACTGTCAGGAAGGAATATTTTGCAGAAGAGACAGTGCCAGCTAGCTTTAGAGACTGA
- the LOC132175120 gene encoding enoyl-[acyl-carrier-protein] reductase 1, mitochondrial-like has translation MQSVRKFIAGGHRIGVRCVSTADSASLRKSVVSLLDSLSLKPGATLVQNCGDSDIGKVVVQVAKERNLQTVSIFEDKPGSPDIIEELKALGGDIVVPESYTKTWYMKRLAGELRPSAGLNFSDGSQATAVCKAVTSGGTFLTYGKKLPKYVAYDGAAHKPVEWDAFLKQKNLKVLNF, from the exons ATGCAGTCCGTACGGAAATTCATCGCCGGTGGCCACCGGATCGGAGTTCGATGCGTTTCGACCGCCGATTCTGCTTCTCTCAGAAAGAGCGTTGTTTCTTTGTTGGATTCCCTTTCTCTCAAACCAG GTGCAACGCTGGTGCAGAATTGTGGGGACAGTGATATTGGGAAGGTTGTGGTTCAGGTGGCGAAAGAGCGGAACCTTCAGACCGTAAGCATATTCGAAGACAAGCCGGGGAGTCCTGATATCATTGAAGAGCTCAAGGCACTTGGTGGGGATATAGTTGTCCCTGAAAGTTACACAAAGACATG GTATATGAAGCGTTTAGCTGGTGAGCTAAGACCATCAGCAGGTCTGAATTTCAGTGATGGGTCCCAAGCAACTGCAGTATGCAAAGCAGTGACGAGTGGGGGAACATTTCTTACTTATGGAAAGAAGTTACCCAAGTATGTGGCCTACGATGGAGCAGCTCATAAACCAGTTGAGTGGGATGCTTTCCTCAAGCAAAAGAATCTGAAAGTGCTGAACTTCTAG
- the LOC132176427 gene encoding phosphatidylinositol transfer protein CSR1 isoform X2 — protein MALRLCQNLRHPLVPPTNFSMKATRTRKLSVMNYTLDPKDSRKLVLEVKEKLEKEYHSLPVGKNGRDDEDMILWFLKDRKFYVEDAVSKLTKAIKWRQEFKVSELSEELVKNVAQTGKAYVHDFLDVNDRPVLIVVASKHFPAMQDPAENEKLCVLMIEKALGKLPAGKEEILGIFDLRGFGTENADLNFLTFLFDVFYYYYPRRLGQVLFVEAPFVFKPIWLLARPLLKSYASLVWT, from the exons ATGGCGCTCCGTCTGTGTCAAAATCTTCGTCACCCTCTTGTCCCTCCAACCAACTTTTCCATGAAAGCTACTCGAACTCGCAAGCTCTCAGTCATGAACTATACGCTAGACCCGAAAGATTCACGCAAG CTAGTTTTGGAAGTAAAAGAGAAGCTTGAAAAAGAATACCATAGTCTTCCTGTAGGCAAAAATGGAAGAGATGATGAAGATATGATCCTATGGTTTCTGAAGGACCGGAAGTTTTATGTTGAAGATGCTGTTTCAAAGTTGACTAAAGCCATT AAATGGCGTCAAGAGTTCAAGGTGTCTGAATTGTCTGAAGAGTTGGTGAAAAATGTAGCTCAAACTGGAAAGGCATATGTGCATGATTTTCTTGATGTGAATGACAGACCAGTGCTCATAGTGGTGGCATCCAAGCATTTTCCTGCA ATGCAGGATCCTGCAGAGAATGAGAAGCTCTGTGTCTTAATGATTGAGAAGGCATTGGGTAAACTTCCTGCTGGGAAAGAAGAAATACTTGGAATATTTGATCTTCGGGGCTTTGGTACTGAAAATGCAGATCTTAATTTTTTGACATTTCTG TTTGatgtattttactattattatccGAGGCGGTTGGGGCAAGTCCTCTTTGTGGAAGCTCCATTTGTATTTAAGCCAATTTGGCTGCTTGCCAGGCCCTTGTTAAAATCATATGCTTCTCTGGTATGGACATGA
- the LOC132176427 gene encoding phosphatidylinositol transfer protein CSR1 isoform X1, with translation MALRLCQNLRHPLVPPTNFSMKATRTRKLSVMNYTLDPKDSRKLVLEVKEKLEKEYHSLPVGKNGRDDEDMILWFLKDRKFYVEDAVSKLTKAIKWRQEFKVSELSEELVKNVAQTGKAYVHDFLDVNDRPVLIVVASKHFPAMQDPAENEKLCVLMIEKALGKLPAGKEEILGIFDLRGFGTENADLNFLTFLFDVFYYYYPRRLGQVLFVEAPFVFKPIWLLARPLLKSYASLVRFCSVETVRKEYFAEETVPASFRD, from the exons ATGGCGCTCCGTCTGTGTCAAAATCTTCGTCACCCTCTTGTCCCTCCAACCAACTTTTCCATGAAAGCTACTCGAACTCGCAAGCTCTCAGTCATGAACTATACGCTAGACCCGAAAGATTCACGCAAG CTAGTTTTGGAAGTAAAAGAGAAGCTTGAAAAAGAATACCATAGTCTTCCTGTAGGCAAAAATGGAAGAGATGATGAAGATATGATCCTATGGTTTCTGAAGGACCGGAAGTTTTATGTTGAAGATGCTGTTTCAAAGTTGACTAAAGCCATT AAATGGCGTCAAGAGTTCAAGGTGTCTGAATTGTCTGAAGAGTTGGTGAAAAATGTAGCTCAAACTGGAAAGGCATATGTGCATGATTTTCTTGATGTGAATGACAGACCAGTGCTCATAGTGGTGGCATCCAAGCATTTTCCTGCA ATGCAGGATCCTGCAGAGAATGAGAAGCTCTGTGTCTTAATGATTGAGAAGGCATTGGGTAAACTTCCTGCTGGGAAAGAAGAAATACTTGGAATATTTGATCTTCGGGGCTTTGGTACTGAAAATGCAGATCTTAATTTTTTGACATTTCTG TTTGatgtattttactattattatccGAGGCGGTTGGGGCAAGTCCTCTTTGTGGAAGCTCCATTTGTATTTAAGCCAATTTGGCTGCTTGCCAGGCCCTTGTTAAAATCATATGCTTCTCTG GTGAGATTTTGCTCGGTGGAGACTGTCAGGAAGGAATATTTTGCAGAAGAGACAGTGCCAGCTAGCTTTAGAGACTGA
- the LOC132175229 gene encoding uncharacterized protein LOC132175229 has translation MEKSRWVVVVLCLGFLGLCSALESPPYTVVHSESDFEIRLYRHATWMSAPVKDISFDKATKRGFHRLFQYIQGANLNFSRIAMTAPVLTSIVPEAGPLHSSAYFVQFYLPVKFQASPPLPLPELNLKPCAWDTSRCIAVRKFSGFARDGNIVEEAEKLGISLSRSPWANSTSSASGYAYSIAQYSSPFRIIGRVNEVWVDINASELDGCKLSGVAAY, from the exons ATGGAGAAATCAAGATGGGTGGTGGTGGTGCTGTGTTTAGGGTTTCTGGGTCTGTGCAGTGCGCTTGAATCGCCACCGTACACGGTGGTTCACTCCGAATCGGACTTCGAGATCAGACTCTACAGACACGCCACGTGGATGTCTGCTCCCGTCAAAGACATCTCCTTCGACAAGGCCACCAAGCGTGGTTTCCATAG GTTGTTCCAGTACATCCAAGGTGCTAATCTGAATTTCTCCCGGATCGCAATGACAGCTCCTGTATTGACAAGCATAGTCCCGGAAGCTGGCCCTCTACACTCATCGGCCTATTTCGTCCAGTTTTACTTGCCGGTGAAGTTCCAAGCTAGCCCTCCACTCCCGCTTCCAGAGCTGAACCTGAAACCTTGTGCATGGGACACTAGTCGCTGTATTGCTGTTAGGAAGTTCTCTGGATTTGCAAGGGATGGTAACATTGTTGAAGAGGCAGAGAAGCTTGGCATTAGCTTGAGCAGGTCTCCATGGGCGAATTCAACTTCTTCTGCAAGTGGTTATGCCTACTCGATTGCACAGTACAGTTCTCCATTCCGGATTATTGGGCGTGTAAATGAGGTTTGGGTGGATATTAATGCATCTGAATTAGATGGCTGTAAGTTGAGTGGAGTAGCTGCATACTAA
- the LOC132176427 gene encoding CRAL-TRIO domain-containing protein C3H8.02 isoform X4 translates to MALRLCQNLRHPLVPPTNFSMKATRTRKLSVMNYTLDPKDSRKLVLEVKEKLEKEYHSLPVGKNGRDDEDMILWFLKDRKFYVEDAVSKLTKAIKWRQEFKVSELSEELVKNVAQTGKAYVHDFLDVNDRPVLIVVASKHFPAMQDPAENEKLCVLMIEKALGKLPAGKEEILGIFDLRGFGNLNLDICVVSLAPVAGIILSNESNATL, encoded by the exons ATGGCGCTCCGTCTGTGTCAAAATCTTCGTCACCCTCTTGTCCCTCCAACCAACTTTTCCATGAAAGCTACTCGAACTCGCAAGCTCTCAGTCATGAACTATACGCTAGACCCGAAAGATTCACGCAAG CTAGTTTTGGAAGTAAAAGAGAAGCTTGAAAAAGAATACCATAGTCTTCCTGTAGGCAAAAATGGAAGAGATGATGAAGATATGATCCTATGGTTTCTGAAGGACCGGAAGTTTTATGTTGAAGATGCTGTTTCAAAGTTGACTAAAGCCATT AAATGGCGTCAAGAGTTCAAGGTGTCTGAATTGTCTGAAGAGTTGGTGAAAAATGTAGCTCAAACTGGAAAGGCATATGTGCATGATTTTCTTGATGTGAATGACAGACCAGTGCTCATAGTGGTGGCATCCAAGCATTTTCCTGCA ATGCAGGATCCTGCAGAGAATGAGAAGCTCTGTGTCTTAATGATTGAGAAGGCATTGGGTAAACTTCCTGCTGGGAAAGAAGAAATACTTGGAATATTTGATCTTCGGGGCTTTG GTAATTTGAACTTGGATATATGTGTTGTTTCTCTTGCTCCTGTGGCTGGCATTATCTTATCCAATGAATCAAATGCTACACTCTGA